GCGCGTCGGAATTCTCCACGACGACCTCGAGCCGCAGGATCGCCAGATGCCGCTCCTCGAAGCTGACGAGGCGCTCATCCCTGATGCGCACGCGCTTGCCGGACGGCGTCTCCCAGACCACGAGCCGCTCCAGCACGCCGGTGCGCATGTCGAGGGTGCGCCGGTACTCGCGCACATCCGCCTCGTCGAACGAGATGGGTTCGTCATCGACGTACACCCGCATGAGTTTTGGGGCCGTCCGGCGCGTTGACGATTCGTCTGACCGACCTCGGCGAAACCCGTAGGCCTGCTCGGCGTGGCCGGATCGGCCAGGTCTCGTGCAGCCCGTTGATGAACGTGCCGTGCTCGTGCGCTCCAACGGCCCTCGATGTGGTTGCCGCGCAGGCCGAGATAGCCGTTGCCTACGGAGTAACAGCGTCTCGCGACGCCTCCTCGGAATAGCGCGTCTCGATGAGGACGCCACGGTCGACGGAGGAAGTGGTCGCGGTCGATCATGGCGGTCCTCCGTGGGTTCGGTGATGAGCTGGGCGAGGTCGTCGACGATACAGGTTGGCGCCGGCGGCGCGCAGGGCGTCAGCGGCCCGCTCCCCTGTCGACGCCGACGAAGTGGCGAATCCGGCGGCGGCAGCGGATGCCGCCCCCGAGGTCGCATCCTCGACGGCGACCGCTCGTTGCCGGGTCGACACCGAGAGCACGCGCGCCCTCGCGAAACATGTCAGGGGCGGGCTTGGATGCCAGGCCGTCCCGCTCGGCGACGACCCGTCCACCACGACGGTGAAGAAGTCGCGGATGCCGGCGGCGGCGAGCACCTCTTCGGCGTTCTTCGAGCTCGACACGACGCCGAGAGGCAGCCCGGCGGCGCGCAGAGACTCGATCAGGGCGAGAGAGCCGGGGAACGGTGCG
The sequence above is drawn from the Microbacterium sp. LWO12-1.2 genome and encodes:
- a CDS encoding HAD family hydrolase, yielding MEDGLRRGLRTLEHIEPPYTDADYFDFVDGKKRYDGVASLLHSRNIECRGVRSRIRPKPRPSAASAIARTPPSRHPSAATGIAPFPGSLALIESLRAAGLPLGVVSSSKNAEEVLAAAGIRDFFTVVVDGSSPSGTAWHPSPPLTCFARARVLSVSTRQRAVAVEDATSGAASAAAAGFATSSASTGERAADALRAAGANLYRRRPRPAHHRTHGGPP